Genomic segment of Kogia breviceps isolate mKogBre1 chromosome 9, mKogBre1 haplotype 1, whole genome shotgun sequence:
ACCCACCACTGGCAGCATTTGCAGTGGAGATGAATTCAGGTCTCTAGACCTAGCCTCATGCGCAGGAAGTCAGACACGGGCAGCTGCCAAGACGCCTGCCCCAGAGCGGACTGCACGTCACAGCCCAGAGGGCCATAAaagcccctgccccccacacacTGTCACAGCAGCCACAGCAACGTGAGGGGTACCCGTGGAAGGTGGGAAGAAGGGGGAAGGGGTCCATCTGTGAGACGCCGGTGCTCCGCACATATACTTTCTGAAGCAATAATCGGCCCTAGTCCAGAGGCTGAATTGTTTTCTAACAGTCTTCCCCAAActgtgttgttattttttaaattatgagaaCAAGGCCTCTTGGAAGCCACGTTTCCATTATTAAGCCCAGCTTTGCATCAGGAAGTATTTTGTTCCCAACTCTTGAGAACTAGGGGTCCACCAGGGGTGTGCATGTTAAAGAAAGTGGCTGTTCGCAGAGAAGCAATTGAGTGAAGAGCGTGTAGGTGTGGCCTTGAATAACCCCCCGGGAGGCAGCAGAAAGGGCCCCGTGCCACGACCTTGTTCCCTCCTATCCCCTTCACCTGCTGCAGTGTGAATATTTTAAAGGGAACAATACCTTTCATTTCACAATAACAGAGAAGACATAAAGGAGTTGCTCTCAGATCCTACCTTGAAAAGGGGTTTCATGGTAAGAAGGAGTAGGCCACATCTTAGTCCGGGGCCAGTTCTGGTCCTAGCGTCACCTCCTACCAAGGAGAAAGTAGGGTCAAAGTACACCCCTCCTTGGGCCACCACTCTCTTGTCTCCGAGAACACGAGGGCCTTGGTCTCTTCAGATGCCCCTAGAAGGCCTCATCGGATGGGAGTGAGCTCTGAATTCTAGCCGGGCACCAGCTGCTTGGCAGTGGGTCTGGGTAACGCAGTGGTTATGGACACTGCCTGCCCGTTGTAACACCAGGGAGCTGTCAGAAGTCCCGATGCCTCATTCACCCCAGAGATGCCCATGAATTGGCCTGGGAGGCGGCCTTGGGCATGTAGGTTTataaagctcccaggtgattctaatgcacagtCAAGGTTGAGAAGCATTGGGCTAAAGCGGGAGTGTCCACTCAGCAGGAAGAGATCCTTCTACACAGCCTGGGTATAGCCATCCAGTCTTGAAAGTGACTGACTCCAAGTGGTGGTGGAGCTGCGAGAAAATGGGGCAGCTTCTTTAAGACACTTGGTTGTGATCTACCAGAAAACTGGGCAATAACTGTAAAAATTGGTGAGACCTCGAGGTAAGCAGGGCCTCCTGAAGTTGTGCAGGGCGCAATTTGCGTAACCATACACGACAGCTCTGCTTCTTGATAACGGCGCCCTTGGGCCATCAGGATGGCGCCCTTGGGCCATCAGGATAGCGGCCGGTGATGTCCAGAGTACTGTGCTGAAGAAGGGAACTGCATAAGCAAGGATTTCTATTAGAAGTGATAAGAATGAAACATCTTCAACATAAAGGACATTTCCTGAAAAGCTCACTGGGAGGAACCTCCCACCTCCTGGAAAAGCTGGTTGGCTATAATATTGCTGTAATATTGCTTTCTCTGTAATCCATTTATATCTAATGTACGGTCAAGGTTGTGAACCTGTGGAGTAGGAGATGCCTCTCCCTCCTGAGCTCCACCTGAGACCAGAGGCAGAGGCTGTGAGTGAACAGAGGCTAAGGCCTTCTCAAGTCCTAAAATCTATGATTCTGTGGGAAATGGGCACTTTTCTGGCAAAGAGAACAAATTCTGCTAAAATTCTGGGCCAGGAACTATTGCTCTGGAGTTTGTAGGCTCCATCCCCCAAGATGGTCTGCAGAAGCAGGGCTAGCCCTCTGCCCGTGAAGGCCCCCCCATCAATTCAGGGATGTGGGCTGCCAACAACTGCACCTTGCGTGCACCCTGGAAACCTGCCAGGCTACGCTGCACAGGCGTAAACATGAAAGCACATTGATCCAAGCCCCTGAGGAACTTGTGGGCTAGGTAATAAATGGATTACAGAGAAAGCAATATTACAGCTTTTCCTCCTGGAAAAGCTGACTCCACCACCACTTGGAGTCAGTCACTTTCAAGACTGGATGGCTAACCTTGGGGCTCACCCACGGGAGAAGCCAGTGCACGCTGCAGCCCCGCGAGctcactcttttttttgtttcagcCGTGCTCTTCCCTGCCGCCCACCGGCCAAAGAGATCCTCGTCGGTGCCCTTGAACCCTGTCCTGCAGAACTCCCTGGAGGAAGTAGAGCTGCTCTATGAGGTAGGCAGAGGGGAGAGTGAGCCATTCAAGTAACCCAAAAGGCATTGCTCCTTCTCTCCGGTTTTTGGAGAAGTGACCTGAGCCCCTGAAAGTGAGTGACCTCTGCTGCCCAGGGGGACTGGCCTAGACTTGTGTGTGGAGGTTGTGGAATCCTGTCCGTCCCAAAGGAAAGTGTCCCTCGTACCCCCCTCTCCTTTCCCGCATGCCGTCCCAGGGAAGGTTGTCATGAGGGGTTTAGTCGAGGCAAAATTAGAGATTTAGGCTTGGCCCAGAGGTGCCTCTACCTGCACCCAAGCAACAGAGCGGGGCCAATATTCCCCAGCCAGAGCTTTAGGCCAGGACTCATCAGCAGTGCCCAGGCAATGCCAAACCTATTGTCTGCGTGGAGCCGTGTCTCGGTAACCTCATACTGCGACAGCCCCATTTTTTAGTCTGGGGCCGCCCCAaaggctctctccctctctgcgcCTCAGACCTCTGGCACCAAGACCCCACTTCTCCTCCAAACCACCGGTAAATTTCCCAAGGCCGCTTGGTTTGGTTCAGTGATAAAATTCCAGGTTCGAGACCTGAGCTTTAGTTCTAGTTCTGCTGCCCATCAGCTATGGAACTTTGCCTAAGCCACCGTTTCTCCCTGGGCCTGAATCTCCTCAGCTGTTAAATGAGGGAACTCCAAAGACTGCCAAAGTTTCCCTCCTGTCCTGACGTCCTCTGACATCCTGCATGTCCTAGAACTGTCTGACTAAGAAGGAGACAGCCTGCCATAGTCAAGCAGCTGAGGCAGGCAGAAGATTTCAAATCCTGCCTCGGGGAACAAACTGGAAAATGCATAGCCTCTGCCATGTCATGAACATGGGAGTCAGAGCAAGAGATCTGTTTCAGGAAGATAACAGACAGTAGCATGCAGGATGGATTAGAGCCGGCGGAAGCCGGAGACATAGGGGAGAGTTAGGACTCGGAGTCTAAATTGTACTGATTAGGTTCCTGATACGAGCCTGGCACTGAGCAGGGGGTGCCTATGACAGACCTCACCCCTACTCTTAGAGAACAGTCAAAAAATGAGGACAAATCTCTGTAGCACGCTTAGGTCCTAGCACACTTCTCTGTATCCTTCTAATTCCCAGCTTCTGATTTTAAATTATCCAAAATAGTCAGTTTGCGCTTTAAAAGATCtttggtgggtgggagggaggaaggagagaagggggtgATTCGGGACACTAGAAACAACAAAGAGTCGCTTAATAGTGGCTTTGTACCAGCCACAGTGATCGATGTCGCTCATACTTGTCTTATTTACTCCTCACGATATCCCAGTGAAGTATTGTTGTTATTAATCGTTTCACAGAGGACGAAAATGAGGCTGAGAGACGTTAGGTGACCCATTCGAGGTTACACAGGTAGTGGGAAGGTCAGAACTGGGACCCAGGTCTCTTGATTCCAAAGCTCTTTGCGAGCCACCTCCCTACGGGAACGCACGTGATCATGAACCCAGTGATGTCCTCAGCAACGATGTGTGCCTCATGCTTTTCCACACCCCATGTTCCTCCCCAGTTCCTGCTGGCTGAACTTGAGATCAGCCCTGACCTGAAGATCTCCATCAAGGACGAGGAGCTCGCCTCCCTGCGGAAGGCCTCGGACTTCCACGCCGTCTGCAATGATGTCATCCCCAAGAGCGTCCCAGACATCCGGCGGCTGAGCGCCAAGCTCGCCCGCCACCCAGGCATCCTCAGGAAGGAGGACTTCGAAAGGACAGCGCTGACCCTGGCCTACACAGCCTACCGCACAGCCTCGTCCCAAGGGCATCAGAAGGATATCTGGGCCCAGTCCCTCCTCAGCCTCTTCCATGCCTTGAGGCATGACTTGATGCGGTCCTCATGTCCTAGAGCATCTCCCTGAGAGACTGGCTGGCACCAGGACCGTGGGGCAGGGACCAGCACACAGTAATCCAGAAATTCTTCATTCTCTACTCCATTGACAGAGAACAGCCACAAAACACATACCACCAGCTCAGAGCAGCAAAGATAAAAGGAGAAACACTGATGCTCTTTGCCCCTTGTGACTTCTTGACAAGCATAAGATTGTGATCCATATCATAATGTGATCTGGGCTGGAAAAAAGGGCTGGAATGGTAATTCAAGATGCCTCCAGAGGCTGAATGGTTTGCCGAATGGTGAATTGCAGGAGTCTAAGATATGCTTTAACATTGAGTGACTGTAACACAAACACCCAAGAGTGAGGACAGAGCCAGGAGAGACATAACAGAAGGCTGGGCATGGCGGGAGGGTGGGGGACAGATTTCTTTGGTCCTAAGAGATCAGGGTGCTGGATTGAATGAACACCTTTCCAAAGTTCTGTAGTAAGATATAAAGAAACTAGAGCgatagccaaataaatacattgtTAACCAAGGATATATTTCTCAACTTTTCCAAAAGTCCCCCAAAAAGAATCAGTCAGAAAATCAATCATGACCTATATATCTAGACTCTTCTTTCCTGAAGCCTGGTCAAAGGTAGAGGAGAAGCATGAAGGGAGCCAACAGAAATGCTACTGTCATGCCTTGCCTTTTGAACAGAGAAACCAAGCTAATGCAGAGAGGGTCATCCTAACGAAAGAGGTGGCACCAGTGCCACGGCCTGCCTATCCTAATGCTAAAATTATTGAGCGTCACCAGAGAATTAAGTGCtccaaataaaaatgattttcagaTGACAGAATTTTACCCTTTCAAATGTCAAAACTTTCATTTTAGCAATCTTGACTGGATACATATGAAAGCCAGTAAGCTTGAATTTAGTATCTTGGAAACATTCTAATGAAGGAGTTAGATGAGATCATCTCTAAGATTCCTCTACTTCTGAAATTTTCACAAGCATTTAACTAACTGTGAGATGTTACACGGAGGACACCTGGACCCCAGATGTCTCTGCTGGACTGTTTGTATCAACCCTGAAAGGTCCCAGGCTTTCTTAACTCTGAATCTGGTGTGAGTTTTTCTGTCGCCTTCCTCACTGTCAGGCGATGAAAGTAGCAATTTTCTTTGCTACCAACATAAGTTGCCCTTTGCAATTTGTTCCTTCTTACGGGGCATCGACTGAAAAATAAGCTAGCAAGTCTTGTTATAATTCCACATTAAATAAGAGTTAATAGATGAAGGTCCCTGCTAGGAGTAAAGCACCTGGGTCCTCATAAAGATTCCTCACCAGCTCAGAGATCTTTCCAGCTTCTCTGAGGTTTACAGctgagttctggaggctaaagcTGCAAGAAGTCTTATCTTTGAATAAACAAGGACTCACTGGGCTAAATTTTTTATTCTGAAATGGGTATTTAACAATTGTCACTGAATGAAGACGAAAGCTGGTCTGGACTTCTTTAGAATCTTTGAATAAGTGAGCCTTGCCTAGCAGCGCAAGCTGCATGATCTTTTGCAGTAATACCAGGATGCAGGAACAAGGTGTTTATCATCAGAGAAAAATCCCACTTTGCATCCTGATGTTCTCAGGCTCAGAAGATTAATCAGTCTCTCTGGTTCTCATCCCTTGTTATATTGCTCTTTTACCTCCCTCAAAAACAGACTCTGATATACGCTTTTTTgttcaatttttctctttctaagatTGCATGTTCTCTTTGATGTAGTCACTCCACTTGCCTCTTTCTTTTCATTGTAGTTGGTGTCTCCGCTGTTCTGTCTTTGGGTCCAGTTCTGATTATCTTTATATCCATTCCTCGAGGCATCTCCCAGTTTCTTCTGCTTGACCTCTCGCTGCCTCTACTGGCCCATACTCTGTTGCTCACTGTCTCCTTTGGGGATCACTCTCTGATTAAAACAAAGTCAAGACAGAGGTACAGACAAGTTGGGGATTGCCCAGAAAGCAGATTAGCCTCACGGCATTACCTTCAGTATTTGTGCTTTTCCTGGATGTGGGCTGGAGAGGGGGTCAGCAGGGCCTCAATGCTTAGACACTGGGCAATACTCTAACAGTCAGAGTCTTGCATACACCCTGGCGCTCCACCTCTACCAGAATGGATCTGAGAGCTTTCTTCTGGTCACCAGGAGGAGAGACCCACCCTTGCCTTCCCTGCCTACCATGTTAGGATATACATGGCTGCTCCCAAGGGTAGGAGATCCGTGAATGGGAAGGTGGTTCCCAGGACCAGTGATAGCAATGGCAGTTCATTCACCCTGccacaaaaaattaaaggcaCTTTTGTACTGATAAATTGGGTCCATGCTTGTGTGGCAagcaagtgaaaaaaagaaaagaaagaagaagggcaCAAGCGttttaaagacaaatgaaaatttcGTTTTTAGTAACTAGATACTTGAACACTATTTTAGGCTGAATGCAATTGAATTGTTTACCCACAAAAAGTCTTATAGCACTGACTTCACTTACAAGCAAAATCAAATATTCTCCTCACCGCCACCACCCCAAAACCCGACTCTTTGCCCAGTGAGCAAGTAGCCTGGACAGCAACAGACTCTCCCATTTTGCCTCATTAATGCCGCACCGTACACACCACCATCACAACCCCGTCACATTTTGTCACATTTACTCAAAGAATAATTCAGAGTGCGACATTAGTAGCGGAAGCTTGCCTGTGACTCAATGGAATGCTTCTGCCATTTCTAGACTGCTGGGAAATTCTAGGATCTAAAAATTCTGGAAGTTTCCTCTATAGTTGGCATTCTCATGGCTACCTCTGGTGTCACTCAAGAGACATTGAAAAGCATCTATATGCTGAAACCTTCATTGCTCTGTCATCTCACCTTGAACCTAACTAAAGGAGAATCACGTTAAAGTGGTAAATCACATAAGTGGTAAAGGCCAGAGCACGGGCCTAAAATTAAATGCTTGTTAAATGACTTTACATGGTGCCCCTGACTTTCCTAACccattttaatgtctttcatttttttattgtggttaaaaaaatgcATCCTATGAAATTTACCATCcgaaccatttctaagtgtatgGTACAGTAATGTTAGCTATATGTACACTGTACACAgagctccagaactttttcatcttgcaaaaacGATACCTATGAGACCACAACTCCgcttttccctctcccctcagcccctggcaactaccattcgaCTTTCTGTTTCTAAGTGTTTGACTACTTTTGATACCTCATATAGGTGGAATTTGTCTTACATTTCTTGAGCAATGTATAAAATTTCCttaggaaaatgttttctttatctaaAAAGTGGATAGAGTCCTGAAGGAGAACTACTGGTCTTACTACATCActcacataattttatttaacaaatattcacttATGGTGTAATAAAAATGTCATGATCAAGTTTCCAGGCTTAATGGAATTTTTATTATCTCATATTATCTCACCAAGGAATTTGAAGTGGCTCATGGGTTTAACAGAGAATGTGGACTTCCACAGCTGTTCATGTGTACCCAGTCTCTTTAATATTTGCCACCAAAACATCACACATGTTTTTGCTCATTCTGAGTTTCCAAATCATCACAAAATGAGGCCTGAATGTAGTAAATACAGTAGCCagtctttaaaatgcatttaaagaGATAAGTCATTGTAGCTCATCCTACAATGGCAAGAAAATTTCAAACTGGGTCGTCCACAGTTGCTCCAGCTTTAGAGGTCAAGAAGAACTGGTTTTCTAAAGTCACCTTTCTGGAGTCACTTTGCCTTTAGCCTGGGGATTATTTCCAACTGGCATAGCTGCAGACCCTAGGATGCCATTCCTAGCGTTCTGTGAATTCAAGCAAACGTGAATTTCATAACCCTTGACTCTGCTCAGCATCTCTCAGATCAAGGCAATGCTGCCAAGGACCACCAAATATAAAAGTCTGggggatttctctctctctctctctctctctctctctcttttttttctttcttccttgcccCATATCCACATGActtttcagagaaaagagaatgctTCTCCTGAACTGTAAGCAGCAGAAATTCCAGCGTCCAAGGGCTGCAAAGTCCCTATTCCTGAACCCATCAATTTTTTTCctgccctcccacctcctccttgcACACCAGCCAAAGGAAGCCTCCTGCTTCTTTTTTGGTATAGAGCCTCAGAGAGGAACATTGGAACACCTACTCCAGCCAGAAAGACCACAGATGGGCTTTCTGTGGGCTCCAAGGGCCTCTGAAATGAGACTGGCATCTAGATTTTTCCAGAGAGGCAGTGCCCTTCCCATTCTCCCTAAAAGGGTCCGCGGTCTTTCTGACAGGCTAACATCCTCTGTTGACCCAGATGCTTTGTATTCACCCGGGTGCCGAAGCAAACAAcctttgccaccagggaaacctaaAAGACTTAATATGCTATACTCTGGGGTAAATTTCTCCAGGATTAATGTTTCATTTTCTCCCTGCCACCAGACATCTCATCTTCCGAAGGACTAGGTCAGCAAGTGGCCCTCCCAGAGAAAACTCAGGGTCCTATGCTTTGCAACGTTAAAGCAGTGCTTGAGGAAGTAGGATTATGTTTACGGTGATGGTCATCACTCCAGGCCCTAGGATgtttgagaaacaaaaataagctTTGCAAATTGCTTAGGTTCTGCAGAATCAGCAGGCCCCTGCTGGGACCAATCCTGAACTGCCTTTGGAAGAGATACTGACTCATTCTTTCCAACGTGCTGATTGGCTGTGAGGAATGGGCGTGGCTACTGCCTCTGTCCTGCGTCCCATAGGTGAAGGAAAGTTAAGGTGGGCCTCCAGCAAGAGTTTGTCCCGTGACAAAAAGGAATGTCTCGGGgactctttttttctgctttggagGCCCAGGCTCAAGGCAAATCATAATGGGAAACCAATTAGAAGGAAAGCAATTTGAACAGAGTTAAGGTGCCAGGTCCTGGGAGAGGAGACCAGCCCTATCTGAAGTCTCCATGGTCTGCTGACAAAGTCGGGGGTTTGTTTTAAGGGAACCGGGGGGGGACTAGATTTTTTAAGGAAAGGGGGTACAGCCAGCACAGGTAGAAAGCGGAAGTGGGACTGCCCAAAACAGGCCATCAGAGAGAGGAAAGATGATGGAAGGCACGACAGAGGGCAGCCAGACAGCTGCAGCAGAGGTGTAATCTTGATTGATTAAGGGGGCTTTTGCTGAGCTTTGGAATGAAGTTAGTCCATTACTGATCAAGCAGAGAGAGAGCCATTATGGCCCCGTTTATCATCCTTTCCCACTTCCTTTTTGCTGGGCATAAAACTATGCTCACCAATCCCACCTAAAACCGAAGGCGAGGAGGCCGGCCTTTGTTGCAAACAGGGGCTCCACCTGCCCTCCTGTTGTGCTCTTGAGACGGAAGAGGACTCTCGGAAGCCCAGGAAGGTTGAAGAGGCGTTTCTGGAGGGAGGCGAGCGTCCCAGCAGCACAGGCGTCGGGCTGGCGCGGGCCCCGAGGGGCGGAGGTCCGGGATGGGCCTGCTGGAGGGCCTCCTCCGAGCCCGCAAGCTGCTGCTCGCCCTCTTcgtgccgctgctgctgctgcctctgcccGTGCGCCACCCCAGCAGCGTGAGTGCCAGCCGGGCCCTCCGGGGCCAGGGGGTCAGCTGGGAGGTCAGAGGGGAGGTcgcgggagggggtggggcgcTCGTGCAGGGCCTCAGCGTTCTTCTGTTGCTGTGAAGGAATGGAAGTGCTTTCCTGGAGGAGGCCAACATACTTTCTGCCTAAAAACGGCCATTTTCATCCCTTCACCCCATTCCCAGTCCCCCAGCCGCATGGCCCCCGGCCAGGACTGAGATAAGAGGAAGGGCGATGGCCGCAGTGGCTGATCTGTGTGACACAGAGCAGTGGGCCAGCCTGCGCGGGGCCAGGGGCCAGGCGGACACCCGATAAAGAGAAGGGCCCTCTGGAGAGCCGGGATTTGCCGGGAGTCAACATGTGGCCGTCCATATGGGAGAGCAACTGGGCGTGCAGGGAGACCTCCCAGTAGagggggaggatgggggagggaggggactctGGACCCCGGCCTGAGGTGCACTGCAGTGGGGTCCCCGGCCGGGCTCTTGTGCATCTAGCCAGGGTCTGTGGGGCACCACGGTGGGCTCTGATAACCAGGATTTGAAACTCTTAATCTCTCAAGTTCCTTCTGAACTTTACGTTGAAAGAGCAGCTTGGCAGCCTGCCCTGGTCCTATGCGTATGGCCCTTTCAGTATTTGTATCCTCTGGGTTTTCTTCTCTGTGCTCTTGAAGGAGAGACAGCAAATGACTcgataaaaaagaataagagccCCCAACTCTAGACTGTGGCCCAATTTTTTGTCCAGGTTTGTGCGAGCAGAAGAGCCTGAGCTCTGGCCCTGCTTCTGAGACTGTCATTTGCCTTCCTTGCCTTCCTCCGGCTCCTTttgtccctcctccccctcctcttccctcctcctccccctcccccctcctcctcctcctccccccctcctcctcccccctcctctcccccctcctcctcctccccctcctccccctcctcctcctcctcccaggggcTTTACCCCTTCCCCTAGCTGGCACTACCCTTGAGACTTTAGGAAAAATAAGCTAAGAAAGGTTAATCTTGTTTGTGGGAGGGCAAGGGTGTCTTCCACTCAGCTCCCAGAGTAACTTCGTAACCAAGATTAAATTATACAGTTAAAGGGGATTAGAAtggtttcttaaaaacaaactgGTTTAAATCTTTAGTAGAATAAAAACTCAGAGCACCAAGGAGCTGCTGATGAAAACCGGGCTGGGATTAGCAGACAGTGATTGGTGCTGAAAGCCTTCCCGAGTCCATTTCCAGCTTTGTCCCAGTAggctgattttctttccttttcatgttttggttttggtttgttttactcAATGTCAGATGGGTTAAGGGAATGCCAACCAGGTGGCACCTGCTCTTCTCTCTAGCAGCATCAGGCACCCCCTGTGTCCCCTGAGTCAGCCCCATCTCTGGGGACCATGACTCCAGGGGCTAGTGCTGCCATTTAATTCTGGGAGCCTGTCTTGGAGCTTCTCAGTTACCAATGACTAGTGGGAAGTATCCacatgaagaagaaaacaaaataacaaattattgaagtagacaaaaaaaaaaatctataaatgtaaCAGAAGAgggatgtgggaaaaaaaaatagaggagagacaaggaaggaaaggtAAGCCTCTGCTCTATTGGGGTCTATAACAATTTTTGAATAGGTTTTTAAAGATGGACTCACTGAGACCAAGAGACATTGCCCTTCCTTGAGCTACCCCCCTTCTGTCCAACTGAGTTTCACCTtagggcagggtttctcaacagcCACACTAGTtacatttgggggtggggggagatagtTCTCTGTCGTGAGGGGAGGGCCGTGCTgtgctgtgcattgtaggatgtttaactgcatccctggtctctacccatcAGGTGCCAGCAGCACACAGGCACCCCCTGCAGCTGTGGCAGCCAAAAATGCTTCCAGATATTACCAAATATTCCCTGGGGGGGGCAAAATTGGCTCCAGCTGAAAACCAGTGCcttgagaaaatagaaatatgcTACCTCAGAGCTTCCCAGTCTGTGCTCATGGGTAGCCCTCGGGACAGCTAGATGGAGCCTGGGTGGCCAAAGCCCTCAGACCCGGATGCAGCCTGCTCACCACTCGCCCCAGCGTGCCCCGCAAAGGTGACTCCTCCGTGTGTCACAGTGTCAGTACGCcgcttcttcttcttcctctgcaatGATGCAGAAGGACCTTGAGGTCACGGTAGGAACACACCACTCAGGGACTGGCTCTCATCTATTTGGCCCCCTTGCATCCCACTTAGATTCTGATATTTAATCCTTAAGATCCCTAAATAGCCTTGTTTGCTCTGGGCTGGAACTGAGAGAAGTGATCTGGGCAAGAGCTCCTGGTCTGCAGTTCTGATGGTTCTTCAAAGTGACAAGCTGCAGCTGAATTTTTAGGAAGGATTAGTATGACCTCCCCTTTTTTCCTGCCCAGCTCTCTAAAGCCAGGGGCCCAGACTTGATTTCCCATATACAGAAGAGGAGGGTCAGGAGGGGGGCATCTGTGACTAAGCCCAGCTCCAGCATCCCGGTGGGATAAAAGTTACACCCAACTCCCAAGCTAAGTTTTCAAAAGCCCTTCCAGTCATTTATGACACCAAATTACGTGACCTCAAGCTCCTTCCAGTGGAGTCTGAATGGTATTTCATCGCGGTGGTCAGACCGTAGGGAAAGAAGCGGATGCAAACATCAGTTAGTAGCAGGGTCAGGGGGCACCCGCTGTGGGGAAATGCCACTTTTGAACTCGCTCCTTTATATGTCAACAGGAGCAAAAAAGAACTGACCCCACACTATCCCTTAAAGGCACTGCCCGAGTACGCACCAGTCCCTGCATTCCTGCTGGCCAGTGGCAGTGATAAGAGGCTGGGGGTTTCCAGAATATTTTCTCCAGTAGATAGGAGAGACCTGTTAGCCAGCAGAGGAGCCCAGTTCAGTTCACCAACATTGACTGAGCTACCTGCC
This window contains:
- the FAM180A gene encoding protein FAM180A; protein product: MCCWKTLLLLLLYYDAQATLLHRWNRAVLFPAAHRPKRSSSVPLNPVLQNSLEEVELLYEFLLAELEISPDLKISIKDEELASLRKASDFHAVCNDVIPKSVPDIRRLSAKLARHPGILRKEDFERTALTLAYTAYRTASSQGHQKDIWAQSLLSLFHALRHDLMRSSCPRASP